A genomic stretch from Candidatus Methanomassiliicoccus intestinalis Issoire-Mx1 includes:
- a CDS encoding cobyrinate a,c-diamide synthase has translation MSSNHPRVVIAGTGSGVGKTAITAGIMNRLSKHRCVQGYKVGPDFIDPMFHTLACKRQSRNLDSFFMDQVTIKNLFGWASQDADISIIEGVRGLYDGLTSTGDDGSTAEIAKFLGAPVILVVNARSLAKSAAAHVLGFKMLDPDVTIAGVILNNVSGDRHRKKATEAVENLTSIPVVGTVEKLHEKLAERHLGLVTTFESDNSKILKQTSDMVENIDFSQIEEIADNAADMQFNINCPFETSPCENVKIGIPFDKAYSFYYHENLESLHYAGACLKYFKPTEGESLPDVDGIYLGGGYPEIYASEISSNKDFIEGLKTFSDDGKLVYGECGGMMTLCSSIVNMNEYKMANIFPEKAVQTQQRQGLSYVKATATPDNFLFAGQEIRSHEFHYSHLDPSPSGPFAYSISRGTGFNNGFDGKIVNKTIGTYMHQHALSTKSWGTSFVKFMSDA, from the coding sequence TTGAGCAGTAATCATCCTAGAGTAGTTATTGCAGGTACTGGCAGCGGTGTTGGAAAGACTGCAATTACTGCTGGCATAATGAACCGCTTGTCTAAACATCGATGTGTGCAGGGTTACAAAGTGGGTCCAGATTTCATCGACCCCATGTTTCATACTCTGGCATGTAAGAGACAATCTAGGAATTTAGACTCTTTTTTTATGGATCAAGTCACAATTAAAAATTTATTTGGATGGGCTTCGCAAGATGCAGATATCAGCATTATCGAAGGTGTCAGAGGCCTCTATGATGGATTAACCTCTACAGGAGATGATGGCAGCACTGCAGAAATTGCAAAATTTCTTGGTGCTCCAGTTATCCTGGTGGTCAATGCTAGAAGTTTAGCCAAAAGTGCTGCAGCACACGTTCTGGGATTCAAAATGCTGGATCCAGATGTAACAATCGCCGGTGTAATCTTGAACAATGTTAGCGGAGACCGACATAGAAAGAAAGCTACTGAGGCAGTTGAAAATCTGACTTCTATTCCAGTAGTTGGAACTGTAGAAAAACTTCATGAGAAACTGGCAGAACGTCATTTGGGTTTAGTCACAACCTTTGAGTCTGATAATTCAAAGATTTTAAAACAGACTTCTGATATGGTTGAGAACATTGATTTTTCACAAATAGAAGAAATTGCAGACAATGCTGCTGACATGCAGTTTAATATTAACTGTCCATTTGAAACTTCACCTTGTGAGAATGTTAAGATAGGAATACCGTTTGATAAAGCATACTCATTTTATTATCATGAAAATTTAGAATCTCTCCACTATGCTGGTGCATGTTTGAAATATTTTAAGCCTACTGAAGGAGAATCACTCCCAGATGTTGATGGAATATACCTTGGCGGGGGATATCCAGAAATCTATGCTTCAGAAATCTCTTCTAATAAAGATTTTATTGAGGGATTAAAAACTTTTTCAGATGACGGTAAATTAGTGTATGGCGAATGTGGTGGGATGATGACATTATGTTCATCTATTGTCAATATGAATGAATATAAAATGGCTAATATATTCCCTGAGAAAGCTGTTCAAACGCAGCAGAGGCAGGGACTGTCTTATGTAAAAGCTACTGCTACTCCAGATAATTTTCTTTTCGCAGGACAAGAAATAAGATCTCATGAATTTCATTATTCTCATCTAGATCCGTCACCATCTGGGCCATTTGCATATTCTATCTCGAGAGGTACGGGATTCAATAATGGATTTGATGGTAAAATTGTAAATAAGACAATTGGTACGTATATGCATCAACATGCATTATCAACTAAGTCTTGGGGAACATCATTTGTGAAGTTTATGTCTGATGCATGA
- a CDS encoding nucleotide-binding protein, translating into MKQIAVYGKGGIGKSTVSANLCAAVAELGLKAWYVGCDPKSDGSMTLMGGKSIPTFLEQKKSGLNEVVFEGYRGIHCVEVGGPLAGVGCAGRGILVAMQELSKNYLKDDDDFLLYDVPGDVVCGGFASPIREGFADEVYIVTSGEYLSLYAANNIARGLSNLDVKLGGIICNSRETENEKDTVSTFASMIHSKMIGYIPRHSSVRECENHGMTVIEGAPESSQAEAYRKLRDAILSNDSAAVPVPVTPDEIRCMLRGIN; encoded by the coding sequence ATGAAACAGATCGCTGTATATGGAAAAGGCGGAATCGGAAAATCTACAGTTTCGGCGAACTTATGTGCAGCTGTTGCAGAGCTTGGTTTAAAAGCCTGGTATGTTGGATGCGATCCCAAATCCGATGGCAGTATGACACTTATGGGTGGAAAGAGCATCCCTACATTTCTTGAACAAAAAAAGTCAGGTCTGAATGAAGTTGTGTTCGAGGGATACCGGGGAATCCATTGTGTAGAAGTCGGAGGCCCACTAGCTGGAGTAGGATGTGCCGGCAGAGGTATATTAGTTGCTATGCAGGAATTATCTAAAAATTATCTGAAAGATGATGATGACTTCTTGCTATATGATGTTCCTGGTGACGTAGTTTGCGGGGGATTCGCTTCTCCGATTAGAGAAGGATTTGCAGATGAAGTTTACATAGTGACGTCTGGTGAATATCTTTCTCTGTATGCTGCTAATAATATTGCCAGAGGCCTATCAAATCTTGATGTTAAGTTGGGAGGTATAATCTGTAACTCCAGAGAAACTGAGAATGAGAAGGATACCGTATCTACATTTGCATCAATGATTCATTCAAAGATGATAGGTTATATTCCTCGCCATTCTTCTGTAAGGGAGTGTGAAAATCACGGCATGACTGTTATAGAAGGTGCTCCCGAAAGCTCTCAGGCAGAAGCCTACAGAAAGCTTAGAGATGCTATTCTTTCTAACGACTCAGCTGCAGTTCCCGTTCCCGTAACTCCCGATGAGATCCGATGCATGCTAAGAGGGATTAATTGA
- the cfbD gene encoding Ni-sirohydrochlorin a,c-diamide reductive cyclase catalytic subunit produces the protein MNDVLHPRPNPIVAAMYTLRDLDVDVILIHGPAGCGFMPSRRLEEAGVRVMTTGMQENDLIFGAEEKLIRILKHIDSNYAPGLIGVVGTCSSMIIGENLDGAVKKADLKAKVLCVDVHGCSGPNTSGAIRTLEVASLGGIISKEEADRQISILQRATLVEREKGLTSREYLEPHPGATKLSAALKIVNTLRGGGKVAVAVNAKKETAYGFADLIKAVDYAKMKVGGSSDYIGNFALDIGLPRIRRYAKDITDDLVSCGITNVSITGGLDEYPVLGEACSKALDASHADLRIIAGLPHIVPNLKTDDILVTDQPREIRNYIDKGFEYSIGEINTHAAVMSARSIIPSELGNTIREVVDGGIV, from the coding sequence CTGAATGATGTTCTTCATCCGAGACCCAATCCGATCGTTGCCGCAATGTATACTCTTAGGGATCTAGACGTTGATGTAATTTTAATCCATGGACCTGCAGGATGCGGGTTCATGCCATCCCGGAGGCTTGAAGAAGCCGGTGTCCGAGTAATGACCACTGGAATGCAGGAAAATGATTTGATTTTTGGAGCAGAAGAAAAATTGATTAGAATCTTAAAGCACATAGATTCCAACTATGCTCCAGGGTTAATCGGTGTAGTTGGTACATGTTCTTCCATGATCATTGGAGAGAATTTAGACGGCGCTGTTAAAAAGGCAGATCTTAAGGCTAAGGTTCTATGTGTTGATGTGCATGGTTGCTCTGGCCCAAATACATCTGGAGCGATAAGAACGCTTGAAGTGGCTTCACTCGGCGGCATAATCAGCAAAGAAGAAGCAGACAGGCAGATCTCAATACTGCAGCGTGCAACTTTAGTTGAAAGGGAAAAAGGTCTGACCAGCAGGGAATATCTCGAGCCTCATCCAGGTGCAACTAAACTTTCAGCAGCTCTGAAGATTGTAAATACGCTTAGAGGCGGAGGGAAGGTTGCGGTAGCTGTGAATGCCAAGAAAGAAACTGCTTATGGTTTTGCTGATTTGATCAAAGCAGTGGATTATGCAAAAATGAAGGTTGGCGGCAGTTCTGATTACATTGGTAATTTTGCTTTGGATATCGGGCTCCCGCGCATTAGGCGGTATGCTAAAGACATCACTGATGATCTTGTTTCTTGCGGTATAACAAATGTATCAATCACCGGCGGTTTAGATGAATATCCAGTTCTTGGCGAAGCTTGTTCAAAAGCATTAGATGCATCTCATGCTGATCTGCGTATAATCGCTGGTCTGCCGCATATTGTTCCAAACCTGAAAACAGATGATATTCTTGTAACTGATCAGCCGCGTGAGATCAGAAACTACATTGACAAAGGTTTCGAATATTCCATTGGAGAAATAAACACTCACGCTGCAGTAATGTCGGCAAGATCAATTATACCGTCAGAACTTGGAAATACAATCCGTGAAGTTGTAGACGGAGGAATCGTATGA
- the cfbE gene encoding coenzyme F430 synthase gives MSISVLVLDLTHGGEILAKEYAQKGYNVTAVDVYHTASQNIKDSLAICGVEVLNEAPERSFDLGIVPIHCPDKYIGKANISKRLTSHEAVGQLASFTFPTVEITGVWGKTSACHVLAHILTACGKKVLLHTSRGRGIISSEGSVVLKDKVSIAPPAVLDASKLDLDVDIGIFEVSIGGTGLSSVSAITSLGNNYLIAAGTKKAFDGKVQMISAAKGTVVYPHDESDIWSPYVPDGVKTVTFGGGDIKLTLPDKLTLGKQVHATVDTPEGSYEVKLQSSYLVPSYSIAISTALGCAYALGIDMAQAVSSLSSFNGVPGRGEVLEEKGWFRITDRNPGVSAGSIAWNLRMLENYYSQTDIGVALDPVNAKVCEKLDLTDVNALLSSDECVTGQYLMNMPGFETPGFRRIDGFTDVRGKHKVLMCFTKEGYL, from the coding sequence ATGAGTATCAGCGTCCTTGTTCTAGATCTCACCCATGGCGGTGAGATACTGGCCAAGGAGTATGCACAAAAAGGATACAACGTTACAGCAGTGGATGTCTATCACACAGCCAGTCAGAACATTAAGGATTCTCTGGCTATATGCGGAGTGGAAGTGCTAAATGAAGCTCCGGAGAGATCATTCGATCTTGGTATTGTACCCATTCACTGCCCGGATAAATACATAGGAAAAGCAAACATTTCAAAACGCTTAACATCTCATGAGGCCGTTGGTCAACTGGCCTCATTTACTTTTCCTACTGTAGAAATAACCGGCGTGTGGGGAAAAACATCTGCCTGCCATGTTCTGGCACACATATTAACCGCATGTGGAAAAAAAGTTCTTTTGCATACTAGCCGTGGCCGGGGGATAATCAGTTCAGAAGGTTCTGTGGTGCTAAAGGATAAAGTAAGCATTGCACCTCCTGCAGTCTTAGATGCTTCAAAATTGGATTTAGATGTAGATATTGGGATATTCGAAGTCAGTATCGGCGGTACGGGGCTGTCCAGCGTTTCAGCCATAACTTCATTAGGCAACAATTATCTGATTGCTGCAGGTACAAAGAAGGCTTTTGACGGAAAGGTGCAGATGATTTCTGCTGCCAAAGGTACAGTCGTATATCCACATGATGAATCAGACATATGGTCTCCGTATGTTCCAGATGGTGTAAAAACCGTGACTTTTGGTGGCGGAGATATCAAATTGACATTGCCGGATAAACTGACACTTGGCAAGCAGGTTCATGCCACTGTCGATACACCTGAAGGATCATACGAGGTTAAACTGCAGTCTTCATATCTTGTTCCAAGCTATTCCATTGCCATTTCTACTGCTCTAGGATGTGCATACGCATTAGGCATTGATATGGCACAAGCTGTCTCTTCATTGTCAAGCTTTAATGGGGTTCCAGGCAGGGGAGAGGTACTCGAGGAAAAGGGCTGGTTCAGAATAACTGACCGTAATCCCGGTGTAAGCGCAGGTTCCATTGCTTGGAATCTTAGAATGCTTGAGAACTATTACTCACAGACTGATATAGGGGTTGCTCTAGATCCAGTAAATGCAAAAGTCTGTGAAAAATTAGATCTTACTGATGTAAATGCCTTGCTGTCCTCGGATGAATGTGTAACTGGTCAGTATCTCATGAATATGCCGGGATTTGAAACTCCTGGATTCAGACGTATTGATGGATTTACAGATGTGCGCGGAAAGCATAAGGTTCTCATGTGTTTCACTAAGGAGGGGTATCTCTGA